One genomic window of Polaromonas sp. SP1 includes the following:
- a CDS encoding ABC transporter permease, giving the protein MRLEKRTQTSRWALVLAPMAAIAFTLLISALLVLWAGAPLGQTYVLLFKGGFGSVFALSETLTRAVPLILTGLAATVAFKARLFNIGAEGQLYAGALAAVAVGGLHGGAGFELPIWLLFALMMLAAAVAGALLLLGPALLKARLGVDEVVTTLLLNFIMLLFVSAMLDGPMKDPTAMGWPQSVALQGDLELSKLVAQTRIHTGLFWAVGLAVALWALLKYTVLGFDIRAMGANARAAAFAGVPVTRTVVLVALLSGALAGLAGAIEVAGRTSYVTLDMSPGYGYTGIVIAMLAALNPMGVLAAAVFVAGVLVGADTMSRAVGVPTYIADVIVAASLISVLVATLMTQYRLVWGRKP; this is encoded by the coding sequence ATGAGGCTGGAGAAAAGAACGCAAACTTCGCGTTGGGCCCTGGTACTGGCGCCCATGGCGGCAATCGCCTTCACCCTCCTCATCAGCGCACTGCTGGTGTTGTGGGCCGGCGCGCCCTTGGGGCAAACCTATGTCCTGCTGTTCAAGGGCGGATTCGGCTCAGTCTTTGCCCTGAGCGAAACCTTGACCCGCGCGGTACCGCTCATCCTCACAGGCCTGGCCGCCACCGTGGCCTTCAAGGCGCGGCTCTTCAACATCGGGGCTGAAGGCCAGCTGTATGCCGGCGCGCTGGCCGCCGTGGCTGTGGGCGGACTGCACGGCGGCGCCGGGTTTGAGTTGCCCATCTGGCTACTGTTTGCGCTGATGATGCTGGCCGCGGCCGTCGCCGGCGCCCTGCTGCTGTTGGGGCCGGCGCTGCTGAAGGCGCGGCTGGGCGTCGATGAAGTGGTGACCACCCTGCTGCTGAACTTCATCATGCTGCTGTTTGTTTCGGCCATGCTCGACGGCCCCATGAAAGACCCAACCGCCATGGGCTGGCCGCAAAGCGTGGCGCTGCAAGGCGACCTCGAGCTGTCCAAACTGGTGGCGCAGACACGCATCCACACCGGGCTGTTCTGGGCGGTGGGCTTGGCCGTGGCGCTGTGGGCCTTGCTGAAATACACGGTGCTGGGTTTTGACATACGCGCCATGGGCGCCAACGCCAGGGCCGCCGCCTTTGCCGGCGTGCCCGTCACGCGCACCGTGGTGCTGGTGGCCTTGCTGTCGGGCGCACTCGCCGGGCTGGCCGGCGCAATTGAGGTGGCCGGGCGCACCAGCTACGTCACGCTCGACATGTCGCCCGGCTACGGCTACACCGGTATCGTGATCGCCATGCTGGCGGCACTCAACCCCATGGGCGTGCTGGCCGCCGCCGTGTTTGTGGCCGGTGTGCTGGTGGGCGCCGACACCATGAGCCGGGCGGTCGGCGTGCCGACCTACATTGCCGACGTGATCGTCGCGGCTTCGCTGATTTCGGTGCTGGTGGCGACGCTGATGACGCAGTACCGGCTGGTGTGGGGGCGCAAGCCGTGA
- a CDS encoding ABC transporter permease — MTEMFDILAAAPFWIAVLRIATPLILGTLGVLLCERAGVLNLGIEGIMVAGAFSGWLAVYGGAPLWVGVGVAALTGAVFGLLHAFLTVGLALSQHVAGLGITLLATSLSYYGYRVSFPKVDTPPTVSPFAPMQWLDDLLGGGLSVLAAQTPLTLFALLLVPLIAWLLYRTPAGLAIRMVGENPQAAEGQGVSVAATRTAAIVAGSALMGVAGSFLTLSAFNAFFFNMVNGRGWVCVALVVFASWRPGKALLGALLFAFFDALQLRLQTSGIVNVPYQVYLMLPYALSILALVLVARKAAYPQALMKPYRKGER, encoded by the coding sequence GTGACAGAAATGTTCGATATTCTCGCCGCCGCACCCTTCTGGATCGCCGTGCTCCGCATCGCCACGCCGCTCATCCTCGGCACGCTGGGTGTGCTGCTGTGCGAGCGCGCCGGCGTGCTTAACCTGGGCATCGAGGGCATCATGGTCGCCGGCGCCTTCAGCGGCTGGCTGGCGGTGTATGGCGGCGCGCCCTTGTGGGTGGGCGTAGGGGTAGCGGCACTCACCGGCGCGGTGTTTGGCCTGTTGCACGCCTTTCTCACGGTGGGCCTGGCGCTGTCGCAGCATGTGGCCGGGCTGGGCATCACGCTGCTGGCCACCTCGCTCAGCTACTACGGCTACCGCGTGAGTTTCCCCAAAGTCGACACGCCGCCCACCGTCTCGCCTTTTGCACCCATGCAGTGGCTGGACGATTTATTGGGCGGGGGCCTGAGCGTGCTGGCCGCGCAAACCCCGCTCACGCTGTTCGCCCTGCTGCTGGTGCCACTCATCGCCTGGCTGCTTTACCGCACACCGGCCGGCCTGGCGATCCGCATGGTCGGCGAAAACCCCCAGGCCGCCGAAGGCCAGGGCGTCTCGGTCGCGGCCACACGCACCGCCGCCATCGTGGCCGGCTCCGCGCTGATGGGCGTGGCGGGCTCCTTCCTCACGCTCTCGGCCTTCAACGCCTTTTTCTTCAACATGGTCAACGGCCGCGGCTGGGTCTGTGTGGCGCTGGTGGTCTTTGCCTCCTGGCGGCCCGGCAAGGCGCTGCTGGGCGCGTTGCTGTTTGCGTTTTTTGACGCACTGCAGCTGCGCCTGCAAACCTCGGGCATCGTGAATGTCCCGTACCAGGTGTATTTGATGCTGCCCTACGCCCTTTCCATCCTCGCGCTGGTGCTGGTGGCGCGCAAGGCGGCGTATCCTCAGGCGCTGATGAAACCGTATCGAAAAGGCGAGCGTTAG
- a CDS encoding amidohydrolase family protein has translation MLDLLIHNATLPDGRSHISIAVQDGKIVQVSEGPIAGAKARETVDAGGYLLSPPFVDPHFHMDATLSYGLPRVNESGTLLEGIALWGELKPLLTAEALVERALTYCDWAVARGLLAIRSHVDTSDASLLAVDALLEVKKQVAPYIDLQLVAFPQDGVLRSKGGVENLKRALDKGVDVVGGIPHFERTMAEGAASVKLLCEIAAKRGLLVDMHCDESDDPLSRHIETLSFEAQRLGLQGRASGSHCTSMHSMDNYYVSKLLPLIAESGVSVIANPLINITLQGRHDTYPKRRGMTRVPELMAAGVTVAFGNDCVMDPWYGMGSADLLEVAHMGMHVAQMTSQKGIRQCFEAVTTHGAKVMHLKGYGLDVGCDASFVLLQARDPAEAIRLRANRLKVWRNGKLLAETPEVAAKLHTPGRPERVTFQTGNTGA, from the coding sequence ATGCTCGACCTGCTGATCCACAACGCCACCCTCCCCGATGGCCGCAGCCATATCTCCATCGCCGTGCAAGACGGCAAGATCGTCCAGGTCAGCGAAGGCCCCATTGCCGGCGCAAAAGCCCGTGAAACGGTAGACGCCGGCGGCTACCTGCTCAGCCCACCCTTCGTCGACCCGCACTTCCACATGGACGCCACGCTCAGCTACGGCCTGCCGCGCGTCAACGAAAGCGGCACGCTGCTGGAAGGCATCGCACTGTGGGGCGAGCTCAAACCGCTGCTGACAGCCGAAGCATTGGTCGAACGCGCCCTCACCTACTGCGACTGGGCCGTTGCCCGGGGCCTGCTGGCCATTCGCAGCCATGTCGATACCAGCGACGCCAGCCTGCTGGCGGTAGACGCCTTGCTCGAAGTGAAGAAACAGGTGGCGCCCTACATCGACCTGCAACTGGTCGCCTTCCCGCAAGACGGCGTGTTGCGATCCAAGGGCGGCGTGGAGAATTTGAAGCGCGCACTCGACAAAGGCGTCGACGTGGTCGGCGGCATCCCCCACTTTGAACGCACCATGGCCGAGGGCGCCGCCAGCGTCAAGCTGCTCTGCGAAATCGCCGCCAAACGCGGCCTGCTGGTCGACATGCACTGCGACGAATCCGACGACCCGCTCTCCCGCCACATTGAAACGCTGTCGTTTGAAGCCCAGCGCCTGGGCCTGCAAGGCCGCGCCAGCGGCTCGCATTGCACCTCCATGCACAGCATGGACAACTACTACGTCAGCAAGCTGCTGCCGTTGATTGCCGAGAGCGGCGTCAGTGTCATCGCCAACCCGCTCATCAACATCACCCTGCAAGGCCGCCACGACACCTACCCCAAACGCCGCGGCATGACCCGTGTGCCTGAGCTCATGGCGGCAGGCGTGACAGTCGCCTTCGGCAACGACTGCGTGATGGACCCCTGGTACGGCATGGGCAGCGCCGACCTGCTGGAGGTCGCGCACATGGGCATGCACGTGGCGCAGATGACCAGTCAGAAAGGGATACGCCAGTGTTTTGAGGCGGTGACGACCCACGGCGCCAAAGTGATGCACCTCAAAGGCTATGGACTGGATGTTGGCTGCGACGCGAGCTTTGTGCTGCTGCAGGCGCGGGACCCGGCTGAAGCGATCCGGCTGCGGGCGAACCGCTTGAAGGTGTGGAGAAACGGCAAACTTCTGGCCGAGACGCCGGAAGTCGCTGCCAAGCTCCATACCCCGGGACGGCCAGAACGGGTGACTTTTCAGACTGGCAACACCGGCGCATAA
- a CDS encoding alpha/beta fold hydrolase gives MLKVKTGAQKERSIDYVESGAGPAVLFLPGSYSTTAAWRQVQRHLNPGYRIVTTSLAGYGGTTDSRTLQDCGIEHEVHIVHELVRHIGQPVHLVGHSFGGTVALAVALSHTVDIASLSLFEANPIPLIREHDGGRLYDETLRMSRAFEAAVNAGEQDAPARVIDFWGGPGVFAAMPDAVKAYCRETAAVNVLDWRTVTSEVAARDCAALDIPVLLVRGGEANPAMVAITETLRACLPDVRYFAVDGAGHFLITSHAPRCAELLSAFLDEAAARKNSP, from the coding sequence ATGCTGAAGGTGAAGACCGGCGCACAAAAAGAACGGAGTATCGACTACGTTGAATCCGGCGCCGGCCCGGCCGTGCTGTTCCTGCCCGGCTCCTACAGCACCACCGCCGCCTGGCGCCAGGTGCAGCGTCACCTCAACCCGGGCTACCGCATCGTGACCACCAGCCTCGCCGGCTACGGTGGCACCACTGACTCGCGCACCCTGCAAGACTGCGGCATTGAACATGAAGTGCATATCGTGCACGAACTGGTCCGCCACATCGGCCAACCCGTCCACCTGGTCGGCCATTCCTTTGGCGGCACGGTCGCGCTGGCCGTTGCCCTTTCACATACCGTTGACATCGCCAGCCTGAGCCTTTTCGAGGCCAACCCCATTCCCCTGATCCGCGAGCACGATGGCGGCAGGCTGTATGACGAAACGCTTCGCATGAGCCGGGCCTTTGAGGCTGCCGTCAACGCCGGCGAGCAGGACGCCCCCGCTCGTGTCATCGACTTCTGGGGCGGCCCCGGCGTCTTTGCCGCCATGCCCGACGCCGTCAAGGCCTACTGCCGCGAGACGGCCGCCGTGAATGTGCTGGACTGGCGCACGGTCACTTCCGAAGTGGCAGCCAGGGACTGCGCTGCGCTGGACATCCCCGTGCTGCTGGTGCGTGGCGGCGAAGCCAACCCGGCCATGGTGGCAATCACCGAGACCTTGCGGGCTTGCCTGCCCGATGTACGCTACTTTGCGGTAGACGGCGCAGGCCATTTCCTCATCACCAGCCATGCACCCCGGTGTGCTGAACTACTGTCGGCGTTTCTGGACGAAGCCGCAGCCAGAAAAAATTCTCCATGA
- a CDS encoding YkvA family protein codes for MFKRLTLLWVLIRGDARRLWTALRHPQAPAWLKWGTAAIALYLFSPIDFIPDMLPIIGIADDLVLVPLAIRWLLNRLPPGIADPAAKP; via the coding sequence ATGTTCAAACGCCTGACCCTGCTCTGGGTTCTGATACGCGGCGACGCGCGGCGGCTGTGGACCGCGTTACGCCACCCCCAAGCGCCCGCCTGGCTGAAATGGGGCACCGCTGCGATTGCGCTCTACCTGTTCTCACCCATCGACTTCATCCCGGACATGCTGCCCATCATCGGCATTGCCGACGACCTGGTGCTGGTTCCGCTGGCGATCCGCTGGCTGCTCAATCGCCTGCCGCCAGGCATCGCCGATCCTGCGGCAAAACCTTAG
- a CDS encoding alpha/beta family hydrolase, which translates to MTRATSLTIALPAGGAISGLLQKPADAKAGYVFAHGAGAGMNHAFMDAIAQGLAERGIATLRFNFPFMEQGSKRADAPAVAHAAIRAAVEEAARHLPGVPLFAGGKSYGGRMSTQAQAARPLPGVKGIVLVGFPLHPAGKPSTERAAHLADVKLPMLFLQGTRDALADLALVTQTTASLGKKATLHIVEGADHAFHVLVRSGRNDAQVREELLDTMAAWMAKR; encoded by the coding sequence ATGACACGCGCCACTTCGCTGACCATTGCGCTTCCCGCCGGCGGCGCCATTTCGGGCCTGCTGCAGAAGCCGGCCGACGCCAAAGCTGGTTATGTGTTTGCCCACGGCGCAGGTGCAGGCATGAACCACGCCTTCATGGACGCCATCGCCCAGGGCCTCGCGGAACGCGGCATCGCCACCCTGCGCTTTAATTTCCCGTTCATGGAACAAGGCTCCAAACGCGCGGACGCTCCCGCCGTTGCACATGCGGCGATCCGGGCGGCGGTCGAGGAAGCGGCGCGGCATCTGCCCGGTGTTCCGCTGTTTGCCGGCGGCAAGTCCTACGGCGGCCGCATGAGCACGCAAGCGCAAGCGGCTAGGCCCTTGCCCGGAGTGAAAGGCATCGTGCTGGTGGGCTTTCCGCTGCACCCCGCCGGCAAGCCCTCTACCGAACGCGCTGCGCACCTGGCGGATGTCAAGCTGCCCATGCTCTTTCTGCAAGGCACGCGCGACGCCCTCGCCGATCTGGCGCTCGTCACGCAGACCACGGCAAGCCTGGGCAAAAAGGCGACCCTGCATATCGTGGAGGGCGCCGACCATGCTTTTCACGTGCTGGTGCGTTCAGGGCGTAACGATGCGCAGGTGCGCGAGGAGCTCCTCGACACCATGGCCGCGTGGATGGCAAAACGCTAG
- a CDS encoding L,D-transpeptidase, giving the protein MSLDAHSSLRLARPPISRRTLVAALCLTGLSLASHSAWAAKPKGKAADGPFDMEAFNNATDAPLLRSGSQGAAVARAQIMLDRAWFSCGEIDGRFAANMQRMVKAYQTAHDLKVTGTVTPETWTSLRKDGAPLLTTYTVTEKDAAGPFEKTPVAMDERAKMKALVYESVDEALSEKFHTSPAYLKQLNRGNIESGKQITVPNVAASATPTSAASIEIDKSERVLYVLDTAQRLVAGFPISIGNEKNDPLPLGMMAIKNEVKNPGFTYNPALLKTAPKDAQKVDIAAGPNNPVGSIWLGLTKPHWGIHGTPNPSNVGHSETNGCIHMTNWDAERLSTLAKAGFKVNVKA; this is encoded by the coding sequence ATGTCACTCGATGCCCATTCATCCCTGCGCCTTGCGCGTCCGCCAATCTCCCGCCGCACGCTCGTTGCGGCCTTGTGCCTCACCGGGCTGAGCCTGGCCAGCCACAGCGCCTGGGCGGCCAAACCCAAGGGCAAGGCTGCTGATGGCCCTTTCGACATGGAAGCCTTTAACAACGCCACCGACGCCCCCCTGTTGCGCAGCGGCAGCCAGGGCGCCGCAGTGGCCCGCGCGCAAATCATGCTGGACCGCGCCTGGTTCTCCTGCGGTGAGATCGATGGGCGCTTTGCCGCCAACATGCAGCGCATGGTCAAGGCCTACCAGACGGCGCACGACCTGAAGGTCACCGGCACCGTCACGCCAGAGACCTGGACATCCCTGCGCAAGGACGGTGCGCCCCTGTTGACGACCTACACCGTGACCGAAAAAGACGCCGCCGGCCCATTTGAAAAAACACCGGTCGCCATGGACGAGCGCGCCAAAATGAAAGCGCTGGTGTATGAGTCGGTCGATGAAGCCCTGTCCGAGAAATTTCATACCAGTCCCGCCTACCTTAAACAGCTCAACCGCGGCAACATCGAGTCCGGCAAGCAGATCACCGTGCCCAATGTGGCGGCCAGTGCCACGCCGACGAGCGCGGCATCCATCGAAATCGACAAGTCCGAGCGCGTGCTGTATGTGCTCGACACTGCGCAGCGGCTCGTGGCGGGTTTCCCCATCAGCATCGGCAATGAAAAGAACGACCCGCTGCCGCTGGGCATGATGGCCATCAAGAATGAGGTGAAAAACCCAGGCTTTACCTACAACCCCGCGCTGCTCAAAACTGCGCCCAAGGACGCGCAAAAGGTCGACATCGCAGCCGGGCCCAACAACCCCGTGGGCAGCATCTGGCTGGGCCTGACCAAACCGCACTGGGGCATTCACGGCACACCCAACCCGTCCAACGTGGGCCACTCCGAAACGAATGGCTGCATCCACATGACCAACTGGGACGCCGAGCGCCTCTCGACCCTGGCAAAAGCCGGGTTCAAGGTCAACGTCAAGGCGTGA
- a CDS encoding M23 family metallopeptidase: MASTTAVLKRAALALGALLAVALGVMYGTRMEATTQVVSPLPTTQTAAQTPAASGTQPAAAAATNATAPPAEQGDPLAALIEKVAPTSPDTPSADAAAPTGPVTGEADISLLRKRALTLPVQGVNAAQLTDTYSQARAAGTPHEAVDIMAPRGTPVLAVEDGKVLKLFLSKPGGITIYQFDPGSNYAYYYAHLDRYADGITEGASLRKGQVIGYVGSTGNASPDAPHLHFAIFKLGPERQWWRGAPLNPYLVWRDPKP; the protein is encoded by the coding sequence ATGGCTTCCACAACGGCTGTCTTGAAACGCGCCGCGCTTGCCTTGGGAGCGCTCCTGGCGGTGGCGCTGGGTGTGATGTACGGCACCCGCATGGAGGCCACCACGCAGGTGGTTTCTCCGCTGCCCACAACACAAACTGCAGCACAAACTCCAGCTGCGTCCGGCACACAGCCTGCTGCCGCTGCTGCCACTAACGCGACCGCGCCACCCGCAGAGCAAGGCGACCCTCTGGCGGCCCTGATTGAAAAAGTCGCACCGACCTCGCCCGACACCCCATCGGCAGATGCCGCCGCCCCTACCGGCCCGGTAACCGGCGAGGCCGACATCTCGCTGCTGCGCAAGCGCGCCCTGACCCTGCCCGTGCAGGGCGTCAACGCCGCCCAGCTCACCGACACCTACAGCCAGGCGCGTGCCGCCGGCACGCCGCATGAGGCCGTCGACATCATGGCGCCGCGCGGCACACCCGTGCTGGCGGTGGAAGACGGCAAAGTGCTCAAGCTGTTCTTGAGCAAGCCCGGCGGCATCACGATCTACCAGTTCGATCCGGGCAGCAACTACGCCTACTACTACGCCCACCTGGACCGCTACGCCGACGGCATCACTGAAGGCGCCAGCCTGCGCAAGGGCCAGGTGATCGGCTATGTCGGCAGCACCGGCAATGCATCACCCGACGCGCCACACCTGCACTTTGCAATCTTCAAGCTGGGGCCAGAGCGCCAGTGGTGGCGCGGCGCGCCGCTGAATCCCTATCTCGTGTGGCGTGATCCGAAGCCCTGA
- a CDS encoding PAS domain-containing protein yields the protein MNNSDIQRLFGPLPGLFLVLKPDDGFTIVGASEEYLSVTYTTPAIFGRKLFDVFPDNPQDPGADGVQKLDASLREVMATRKPHVMAPQRYDLRAPGKEEFLERYWTAMNAPVLDAHGEVEYLLLTVEVAAAKGKRDAVAILESITEGFFTLDRQWCFDYVNAEAYRILDKAPGELTGKVLWAVYPGMEGTEFEHRYKQTMLQREKTSFTAFYPDHERWYDVTTFPAPEGMAVYFRDVTAQRSLLADRDQVLAESERQRRIYETALNSTPDFVYVFDLDHRALYANDALLKTWGVTEVRGKTWMDLGYEQWHADMHDRELDQVIQTRAPIRGEIPFTGTTGTRMYDYIFAPVFDAAGEVVAVAGTTRDITDRQAAEQSIQEQATRLAASDRAKDDFLATLSHELRNPLAPLRSAISLLRRGDLEGDKLAKINGVMERQVNHMVRLVDDLLEVSRISRGVLSLRSERVELAALVKTAVETSNPLIQSAGHQLLLDVPLEPLWLVGDAVRLAQVISNLLNNAASYTDAGGTITLTVERQDDKVCISVRDTGIGIEPAAIPHMFEMFSRGNRDSARNQGGLGIGLALARRLTEMHQGTLEARSEGLGKGTEFTICLPLAHADSSGAQENSDHDVRLDKTRVLVVDDNVDAGDTLAVVLDMLGAEVRVARDGAQALEVFADYRPSVVLLDIGMPGMNGYEVARAIRSRFAEHPAILVALTGWGQEDDLQRAKEAGFNHHLLKPAEIDALQQLLADIESPKPVELTA from the coding sequence GTGAACAACTCAGACATCCAGCGACTCTTTGGCCCGCTGCCCGGGCTCTTCCTCGTCCTGAAACCGGATGACGGTTTCACCATCGTGGGTGCGAGTGAGGAATACCTGTCGGTGACCTACACCACCCCGGCCATCTTCGGGCGCAAGCTTTTCGATGTGTTTCCCGACAATCCGCAGGATCCCGGGGCCGATGGCGTTCAAAAACTGGATGCGTCGCTGCGCGAAGTAATGGCTACGCGCAAGCCGCACGTGATGGCGCCCCAGCGTTACGACCTGCGGGCGCCCGGCAAGGAGGAGTTCCTGGAGCGCTACTGGACGGCGATGAACGCGCCCGTCCTCGATGCGCATGGCGAAGTTGAATACCTTCTCCTCACCGTTGAAGTGGCCGCAGCCAAGGGCAAGCGCGATGCGGTGGCCATTCTTGAAAGTATCACGGAAGGTTTTTTCACCCTGGACCGCCAATGGTGCTTCGACTACGTCAACGCCGAGGCATACCGCATCCTGGACAAGGCCCCTGGGGAGCTGACGGGCAAGGTGCTGTGGGCCGTCTACCCCGGCATGGAAGGCACCGAATTCGAGCACAGGTACAAGCAGACCATGCTGCAGCGGGAGAAAACGTCCTTCACGGCGTTCTATCCTGACCACGAACGCTGGTACGACGTCACCACCTTTCCGGCGCCGGAAGGCATGGCGGTCTATTTCCGCGATGTCACCGCACAGCGAAGCCTGCTGGCTGACCGCGACCAGGTCTTGGCGGAATCCGAAAGGCAGCGGCGCATTTACGAAACTGCGCTGAACAGCACGCCCGATTTTGTGTACGTGTTCGACCTGGACCACCGGGCGCTGTATGCCAACGATGCCCTGCTCAAGACCTGGGGCGTGACGGAGGTGCGCGGCAAGACGTGGATGGACCTGGGCTACGAACAGTGGCACGCCGACATGCACGACCGGGAGCTGGACCAGGTCATTCAAACCCGTGCGCCCATACGCGGCGAAATTCCCTTTACCGGCACCACGGGCACCCGCATGTACGACTACATCTTTGCGCCGGTGTTTGATGCCGCTGGTGAAGTGGTGGCCGTGGCCGGCACCACGCGCGACATCACCGACCGGCAGGCAGCCGAGCAGTCGATCCAGGAGCAGGCCACGCGGCTGGCGGCATCGGACCGTGCAAAAGATGATTTCCTGGCCACGCTGTCGCACGAACTGCGCAACCCCCTGGCCCCCCTGCGCAGCGCGATTTCCCTTCTGCGCCGCGGTGACCTGGAGGGGGACAAGCTGGCCAAAATCAATGGGGTGATGGAGCGCCAGGTCAACCACATGGTTCGCCTGGTGGATGACCTGCTGGAGGTGTCGCGCATCAGCCGTGGTGTGCTGTCGCTGCGCAGCGAACGCGTCGAACTGGCCGCGCTGGTCAAAACTGCGGTCGAGACCAGCAACCCGCTGATCCAGTCGGCAGGCCATCAACTGCTGTTGGATGTGCCGCTGGAGCCGCTTTGGCTGGTGGGCGATGCCGTAAGGCTGGCCCAGGTAATCTCCAACCTGCTGAACAACGCCGCCAGCTACACGGATGCAGGTGGAACCATCACCTTGACCGTAGAGCGCCAGGACGACAAGGTGTGTATCAGCGTCAGGGACACAGGCATCGGCATCGAACCGGCCGCGATCCCGCACATGTTTGAGATGTTCAGCCGCGGCAACCGCGACAGCGCCCGCAACCAGGGTGGGCTGGGCATCGGGCTGGCACTCGCGCGCCGCCTCACGGAAATGCACCAGGGAACGCTGGAGGCACGCAGCGAAGGCCTGGGCAAGGGGACGGAGTTCACCATCTGCCTGCCGCTGGCGCACGCGGACAGTAGCGGTGCGCAGGAAAATTCCGACCACGACGTCCGTCTGGACAAGACACGGGTGCTGGTGGTCGACGACAACGTGGATGCGGGCGATACGCTGGCCGTGGTGCTGGACATGCTCGGGGCTGAGGTGCGCGTAGCGCGCGACGGCGCCCAGGCGCTGGAAGTCTTTGCCGACTACAGGCCCTCTGTTGTGCTGCTGGACATCGGCATGCCCGGCATGAACGGGTATGAAGTGGCGCGGGCTATCCGAAGCCGTTTTGCGGAGCACCCTGCCATACTGGTCGCCCTGACAGGCTGGGGCCAGGAGGACGACCTCCAGCGCGCCAAAGAGGCCGGCTTCAACCACCATTTGCTCAAGCCTGCGGAAATCGACGCGTTGCAGCAGTTGCTGGCAGACATTGAAAGCCCCAAACCGGTGGAGTTGACAGCATGA
- a CDS encoding EVE domain-containing protein yields the protein MTNYWLMKSEPEECSVDDALAAKKSTVPWVGVRNYQARNFMRDGMRVGDGVLFYHSSCAEPGIVGIAEVASTAYPDPTQFDPKSHYYDAKSKPEEPRWQLVDVKVLKKTRNLALPELRANKDLEDLVILRKGNRLSITPVEPQHWRLITRLLAKG from the coding sequence ATGACGAACTACTGGCTCATGAAATCCGAACCCGAAGAGTGCTCGGTTGACGACGCGCTCGCGGCGAAAAAATCCACCGTGCCCTGGGTAGGTGTGCGCAACTACCAGGCGCGCAACTTCATGCGGGACGGCATGCGTGTGGGTGATGGCGTGCTGTTCTATCACTCCAGTTGTGCGGAGCCGGGGATTGTCGGCATTGCGGAGGTGGCGTCTACCGCCTACCCCGACCCCACGCAGTTCGACCCGAAATCGCATTACTACGACGCCAAATCCAAACCGGAAGAGCCGCGCTGGCAGCTGGTGGATGTGAAGGTGTTGAAGAAGACGCGCAACCTTGCCCTGCCGGAGCTGCGGGCCAACAAGGACCTGGAAGACCTGGTGATCCTGCGCAAGGGCAACCGGCTGTCGATCACGCCGGTGGAGCCGCAGCACTGGCGGCTGATTACCAGGCTGTTGGCCAAGGGCTAG
- a CDS encoding tripartite tricarboxylate transporter substrate binding protein — MKRIHLSRRAHILQAALLALTGSSAFAQAPQGNTASGKVAPAPAAKAAATRPAAAAAAPVALDWPTKPIRLLIGFPPGSVQDLSARAISEQLSKSLGQPVVVENKAGASGTIAADQVAKATDLHTFGVMNNSQLTIAKLLNPMASYDPAVDLAPIALIGTTPMVLVVSNFALGSTPQEWLTWLRNQGDKANYGSPGAGTPGHLGMELIKSRSGGLGVMHVPYPGNPQIITAMLGGQLQAALLPPGLAMQQVKAGKMKAIGVTSDQRSMLASELPTLREVGIMGADMELFTALAGPASLPAPVRDKLGAAVIEVLKTSETRQRLITVGWQPAPSTAEGLRTRMRADTRNLGGIIMLRGIRADS; from the coding sequence ATGAAGCGGATCCATCTCTCACGGCGCGCGCACATCCTGCAAGCGGCCCTGTTAGCGCTAACCGGCAGCAGCGCATTTGCGCAAGCGCCGCAAGGCAATACCGCCAGCGGCAAGGTCGCGCCGGCGCCTGCTGCCAAAGCAGCGGCTACGCGCCCCGCTGCTGCCGCCGCTGCTCCCGTTGCGCTCGACTGGCCGACCAAACCCATTCGCCTGCTGATCGGCTTTCCGCCGGGCTCGGTACAGGACTTGTCGGCTCGCGCCATCAGTGAGCAGTTGTCCAAGTCGCTGGGCCAGCCCGTGGTGGTGGAGAACAAGGCCGGTGCATCCGGCACCATCGCCGCCGACCAGGTCGCCAAGGCGACCGACCTGCACACCTTCGGTGTCATGAACAACAGCCAGCTCACCATCGCCAAGCTGCTCAACCCGATGGCCTCTTACGACCCCGCCGTTGACCTGGCGCCCATTGCCTTGATCGGCACCACGCCCATGGTGCTGGTGGTCAGCAATTTCGCGCTGGGCAGCACGCCGCAAGAGTGGCTGACCTGGCTGCGCAACCAGGGCGACAAGGCCAACTACGGCTCACCCGGCGCGGGCACGCCCGGCCACCTGGGCATGGAGCTGATCAAAAGCCGCAGCGGCGGCCTGGGCGTGATGCATGTGCCCTACCCCGGCAACCCGCAAATCATCACCGCCATGCTGGGCGGCCAGTTGCAGGCCGCCTTGCTGCCGCCGGGCCTGGCGATGCAGCAGGTCAAGGCCGGCAAGATGAAAGCAATAGGCGTCACCTCGGACCAACGCAGCATGCTGGCGTCCGAGCTGCCCACGCTGCGCGAAGTCGGCATCATGGGCGCGGATATGGAACTGTTCACCGCGCTGGCCGGCCCCGCATCGCTGCCCGCCCCGGTGCGCGACAAGCTGGGCGCCGCCGTGATCGAGGTGCTCAAGACCAGCGAGACACGCCAGCGCCTGATCACCGTGGGCTGGCAACCAGCGCCCTCCACCGCCGAAGGCCTGCGCACCCGCATGCGCGCCGACACGCGCAACCTGGGCGGCATCATCATGCTGCGCGGCATCCGGGCTGACAGCTGA